The genomic segment GACACAATATGATGGGTGGCCCGATGGGAGATGAGAAGCTCCCGAATGGTAAAACATTTCTCGAACAAACCGTTGATATTGTCACCGGAATTTTATTAGAAAATTGGGAACTGACCGGGTTACCACCGGAGACGTTTAAAAAACCCAGTAACTATGAACGCTACAAACAAGCTCCTTTTAATCAAATTAATTATTATCCGATTCAACAAACCCTTAATTCTCAATATTATCAACCCGTAGGAACGTGGATAGGTCGCTTAATTTTACCCGAAGAATCAGAACGTCAGCGCGTCAAAGGCGTGTTGTTTGAAATTTATCATGCGGATGATAAAAATCAACATCGAATCGGGCAAATTGTCAATTTGAGATGGGATTTTGACAACCCTGCTGTTAAATTAAGAGTGCAATTAGTTACCCAAGATTTAAACTTTATTGATCAGGTCAGAGTAAGTGAATCCCAGGGAAATATTCACCCGGAACGGATTAATGGTTGGTCAAAAGTTGACCCCTTAGAATCCATCGCAGGAGCTAGACCCCAGGATGATGTGATTGTTTTGTTAAAAGAGCCTGTGCTTTTAAAAGATACCGGAGCAGAACCTCCAAGTCTCTATATTCAGCATGATCCTGTAGAAATTACAGGTCGATTTTATGGATTAGTTACGTTTGTTAAAAATTTAGGAAAAGACATCTTTTTAGTTCGTCATTATCAACCCCAATCTCAAGGATTTGACGGCTCTGAAGAAAAAGTCTATTTGCCTTCTGTGATAGCTAATCGAGATGAGATTTTGTCTTCGGTTAATCAAGATTTAGAACACTCTCCGATTAATCCTTCAGGATGGTATATTTTTGGGCAAAAAAATATTGATGGTCAATTTGTTGTCCAAGCACTCGCCCCTCGTCGATTATTTTCCCTCAATCCAGATGTTGTGATTTCTGGACAACAACAAACCCTAGATTATATTAATCATGAATACTGGAAAAATAAAGTTACCCCCAAAGGGGAAATTAAGACGATTTTACTCAATCCTAATCAGGAGAATTCGATTTATTCTGTCCATCCTGAATCCCTTTGGCAAGAAGGTGATCGCGCTTTATTAATGCACGTTTATGGAGGCATTGGAGGGCCGAATGGAGATCATACTCCCTTTGGGATTTACTTCGGACATTTTGCCTATGGCATAGCTACGGTTGTGCGCGATCGCATCACCCAAGAGTTACGCTTTAATATTGAGTATCGCCAAATTTATACCCATAATTGTGATGGGATTATTTCAGCAAATTTAGACTGGACACGGTACGCAGGAGATCGTCAATTTGGATGGTTAGGATGTCGTCCTTTTACCGATATTCTGATTAAATTTCCTCCCCTAACTCAAGATTATGATTTTGATGGGTTCAAATTTTCTCCCTTGGATGTGGTGATTAATGAACTTGATATTATGACGGCTCGATATCGCATTGGAGATGGTACCGGAACCACCTTTGTCAGTGCGATTAATTCCTGTTCTCAAGATTCCAGTCAAGCCTTGTACTTATCTCTCAGACGAATGCTGGCTCAATTTGAATTAAATCCCTTATTAATGAAATGGTTGCGAGAAAATCCTGACCATGAACAAACCGAACGATTCTTCCAATTAAATACCTTAGTGAGAAGTTTAGAAAAGATCTTAACGCCGATGGGAAAAGTCAGGAAAGATTGGCAATACAGTGCCCCAACTTTAGGTCGTTTTCCAGAAGAAACCCCTTTAAAAACCTTATCTCGATTAGCGGATAGTTGGCGATCTTTATTACCTCGATTAATTAACGATCAAATCGCCATGATCTTTCTACAATTAGGAGCTTATGTCTGGATTCTCCGCACGAATCAAGTCGGCGGTAACGATTCCTCCATTGAACCCCTAATTCCTACAGATTTTTGGTTTGGCGTTCCTAAACTGGAACACTTTAAATATGATTCATGATCCCCAAATTTCCTGAAATTGGCCCAACTCTGAACCCAATTTAAGATTTATTGCAAAAATGAACGTCTAATAACGGTAAAATAAATTCCGTTCAGAACCCGCAGTTTAGGTTGGCATCCCAAATCCTGATGTTTGCGATTCAATTCGGGATGACCACAAAACTGGGGATTGTTCACAAGGTCAAATCAAAATTTCGTGCAATTATCCAATCGTTCTAACCAGTCAACCCTAAACCCCTTACCGAGTACAACCTCAGAGTTACCCTTTACTCTTCAAGATGTGAAAGCTGCGATTCCCGCCTACTGCTTTGAACCCTCGGTGTGGAAATCTCTGAGTTACTTCTTTATTGATATTTCCATCATTGCAGCCCTTTATTTCATCGCCTATAAACTCGATTCTTGGCTATTTTTCCCCATTTTCTGGGTGATGCAAGGAACGATGTTTTGGGCCTTATTCGTTGTCGGCCATGATTGCGGTCATGGGTCTTTCTCAAAAATCAAATGGCTAAATAACTTAATTGGCCATCTCTCCCATATCCCCATTCTTGTCCCCTATCACGGTTGGCGAATTAGCCACAGAACCCATCACGGAAATACCGGAAATATTGACACGGATGAAAGTTGGTATCCGGTGACGGAAACTAAGTTTAATATCATGCCTTGGTATGAAAAGCTATTTCGCTTTTATATCCCGTTACTGGCTTATCCGATTTATCTATTTCGGCGCTCTCCCAATCGTCAAGGGTCTCATTTTCTTCCCAGTAGCCCCCTATTTAAACCGTCGGAAAAATGGGATATTATTACCAGTACATCCCTGATGATTGTCATGGTAGGGTTTTTAGGATTCCTAACTTATCAGTTTGGATGGCTATTTTTTGTCAAATACTATTTCATGCCCTATTTAGTATTTGTCATGTGGCTGGATTTGGTCACTTACTTACATCATACCGAAGCCGATATTCCCTGGTATCGGGGGGATGATTGGAATTTCCTTAAAGGAGCATTATCGACCATTGACCGAGATTATGGGTTTATTAACCCGATTCATCATGATATTGGGACTCACGTTGCTCACCACATTTTCTTGAGTATTCCCCACTATCATTTAAGAACAGCCACAGAAGCGATTAAACCCCTTTTAGGTGACTATTATCGTTACTCAACTGAACCGATTTGGAAGAGTTTTATTCAATCCTATTGGTCTTGTCATTTTGTTCCTGATAACGGTTCAAAAGTCTATTATCAATCCGGTTGGAATTCTGACAAAACCGTTGATTAAAAACTGATCAATTCAGAAGCGGGGTTTCAGATTAGAAATCCCGTTTTTTTTTCTAAAAGTTGAAAAATTAACTCTGAATTTGATATGAACAATTTTATATGGGGTGAGAATATCTGTTTATGTCTTTTTACCAGCAAAACCTAGAAGCCTTTCTGCAACTGTTACAGCAACAACCTCAATTATTTACCGAGTCAAAACGTCAAGAATTACTTGCTGTAATTGAACCGCTACCGGATGAGATTGAAACGTTATCCGTTGCGATCGCCAGTTGGTATGAAACAGATGATGAAATTGTTGATGCTCAGTTAGATATCCTCAATAATTCTATTTTAATGGCTAATAATTCGTCTAGCGATGCGATCGCCCCATTAGCACTAGCTCGTTTTTCTAAAAATAACGTTGATGATGTCCCTAAATTGAATCAACCGTTAAATAAAGAAACCTTAAAAAAGGCTATTCAAACATTATAACTAAAAATCTGGCTTAACCCCTCCCTACAAACTGATAACTGATAACTGATAACTGGTACAGACGCGCCATGGCACGTCTCTACTGATAACTGGTACAGACGCGCCATGGCACGTCTCTACTGATAACTGATAACTGATAACTGATAACTGTAATTATTGAATTTTAACGTTTAATTGATAGGTTGCATTCCCACGAGTTCCCCCAACAATAATTTCATACGTTCCCGTTGCGGGTAACTTTAAACTAGATTGGGTGGCTTCTGTTTTTAAAACCTGTCCATTGGGAGCGATAACATCAAAAACAGCGTTATTTTCTAACGAGGTCATTTTAAGATCCATTCTCTGGCCTTGATTCGCTTTTAATAAATAAATGTCTCGACTTCCTCGAACAACAGATTGAGACACAGTAGCTGAATTTTTCCCCGGTGCGAAACGAATTTGAGAAACTAAACACGGTTGTTTTTGATAAACTACTCGTCCCGTATTCAAAGAATCACCTGTTAACGTCCAGGTTTCTTTAGTTTTTTGAGTATCTAACTCAATTTTTGTGGTAACATTTAAGGATAATTTATTCCCATTTTTCGTTCCTTGTAACGTTTGAGTATAGGACGTATAATAAGATTCTTTTTGATTATGAATTGTAGCTTCCACTCGACCCGTGACTTTATTTCCCTCAATATAAATCCGGGCAATGGAGTCCATATTATCATCAGCAACTGAAAAACAATAGCCTTGAATAGAAGCAGAGGAATTAGAATTTTGAGCCAATTGTATCGGAGGATGGCTAGGAACCGAGGCTACAACATTAATTTGGGGTGTAACATTCAGAAACGTTCCTGCAACGGCGACAAATCCTAATAATTTCATCATTATTCTTACCCGGTTGACTATTAAATATTTACTGGTTTTTAGGGTTTCTAATTCCCTGATTTAAACATTTTCTGACATAAGGTTCTGTCTTC from the Planktothrix tepida PCC 9214 genome contains:
- a CDS encoding peptidase; this translates as MLGFLIGLPYLGIAIGVLLSIWSLLAQFVGLETIAIFDDWSAFICTLIGWVVLQILQRTIGRPILAFSRWLSNWAAGTSLITDPKQLEQMLMDGSDPQLVTVGKELWLEAEQQEETPQRKPSSWIKFIAIAALALLLVLILTPTDKNPFYIWFGLLNDSFRLGLKLIQYSLIALLISIILTPLESLSWWAGWYGSQPLQNPGQLVEEACPDTPINHYVVYLDGINQGSYQYLPEVERFLDDLATATPDNIAIVKGIMPYSVTNKPLTKNRPFAFLWRIVDSMAVNNPANPIGFIINARNVVAVAVSADPRYGPIQNQGLAQVLYNSLLNYGYPLGSSIPVTLIGYSGGGQMSMGAATFLKRTLNAPITVISIAGVISGNTGAMVTEHLYHLVGEKDSVEKVGAIIFPGRWPIALLSNWNCAKRRGKISFISLGPVGHNMMGGPMGDEKLPNGKTFLEQTVDIVTGILLENWELTGLPPETFKKPSNYERYKQAPFNQINYYPIQQTLNSQYYQPVGTWIGRLILPEESERQRVKGVLFEIYHADDKNQHRIGQIVNLRWDFDNPAVKLRVQLVTQDLNFIDQVRVSESQGNIHPERINGWSKVDPLESIAGARPQDDVIVLLKEPVLLKDTGAEPPSLYIQHDPVEITGRFYGLVTFVKNLGKDIFLVRHYQPQSQGFDGSEEKVYLPSVIANRDEILSSVNQDLEHSPINPSGWYIFGQKNIDGQFVVQALAPRRLFSLNPDVVISGQQQTLDYINHEYWKNKVTPKGEIKTILLNPNQENSIYSVHPESLWQEGDRALLMHVYGGIGGPNGDHTPFGIYFGHFAYGIATVVRDRITQELRFNIEYRQIYTHNCDGIISANLDWTRYAGDRQFGWLGCRPFTDILIKFPPLTQDYDFDGFKFSPLDVVINELDIMTARYRIGDGTGTTFVSAINSCSQDSSQALYLSLRRMLAQFELNPLLMKWLRENPDHEQTERFFQLNTLVRSLEKILTPMGKVRKDWQYSAPTLGRFPEETPLKTLSRLADSWRSLLPRLINDQIAMIFLQLGAYVWILRTNQVGGNDSSIEPLIPTDFWFGVPKLEHFKYDS
- a CDS encoding DUF3474 domain-containing protein, which gives rise to MQLSNRSNQSTLNPLPSTTSELPFTLQDVKAAIPAYCFEPSVWKSLSYFFIDISIIAALYFIAYKLDSWLFFPIFWVMQGTMFWALFVVGHDCGHGSFSKIKWLNNLIGHLSHIPILVPYHGWRISHRTHHGNTGNIDTDESWYPVTETKFNIMPWYEKLFRFYIPLLAYPIYLFRRSPNRQGSHFLPSSPLFKPSEKWDIITSTSLMIVMVGFLGFLTYQFGWLFFVKYYFMPYLVFVMWLDLVTYLHHTEADIPWYRGDDWNFLKGALSTIDRDYGFINPIHHDIGTHVAHHIFLSIPHYHLRTATEAIKPLLGDYYRYSTEPIWKSFIQSYWSCHFVPDNGSKVYYQSGWNSDKTVD